The Myxococcaceae bacterium JPH2 genome has a window encoding:
- a CDS encoding polyprenyl synthetase family protein codes for MAPVPPNAQSAGEAPSLEQAWLKCVQGQVESSLAELFELPDEVGLDERWTQARARARAYALRPAKRLRPALVLAGYGLARGTSGVPPELWRFAAGLELLHTFLLIHDDVADQAATRRGGPALHSMLAAGRAGEDLAVVMGDHLFARALEALLECGLPGVMDVARYYLGVCRHTAAGQFLDLEVSRAPLSEVTLFQALRVAHLKTARYGFCAPLVCGAMLAGGDEALTEGLERVGRHVGLAYQLRDDLLGLFGDSGVAGKSCDSDFVQGKRTFPVLAAYTRASPEGRAELDALWSLPAEEKDAAAVARARALVEFHGGRAACERRVEQCSRAARRALRGLPNPQGMRERLDALIERLTYRAA; via the coding sequence ATGGCCCCCGTGCCTCCCAACGCGCAGTCGGCGGGTGAAGCGCCGTCGCTCGAACAGGCGTGGCTGAAGTGCGTGCAGGGGCAGGTGGAGTCCTCGTTGGCGGAGCTGTTCGAGCTGCCGGACGAGGTGGGCCTGGACGAGCGCTGGACCCAGGCGAGGGCGCGCGCGAGGGCCTATGCCCTGCGGCCGGCGAAGCGGCTGCGGCCCGCGTTGGTGCTGGCGGGCTATGGGCTGGCTCGGGGCACCTCGGGGGTGCCGCCGGAGCTGTGGCGCTTCGCGGCGGGCCTGGAGCTGCTGCACACGTTCCTGCTCATCCATGACGATGTGGCGGACCAGGCGGCGACGCGCCGAGGTGGGCCCGCGCTGCACTCGATGCTGGCGGCGGGGCGCGCGGGCGAGGACCTGGCGGTGGTGATGGGGGACCACCTCTTCGCGCGGGCACTGGAGGCGCTGCTCGAGTGTGGGCTGCCCGGCGTCATGGACGTGGCGCGCTACTACCTGGGCGTGTGCCGGCACACCGCGGCGGGACAGTTCCTGGACCTGGAGGTGTCGCGCGCGCCGCTGTCCGAGGTGACGCTGTTCCAGGCGCTGCGGGTGGCGCACTTGAAGACGGCGCGCTACGGCTTCTGCGCGCCGTTGGTGTGCGGGGCCATGCTCGCGGGTGGCGACGAGGCGCTGACGGAAGGACTGGAGCGCGTGGGGCGCCACGTGGGGCTGGCCTACCAGCTCCGCGACGACCTGCTGGGCCTCTTCGGCGACTCGGGCGTGGCGGGCAAGTCCTGCGACAGCGACTTCGTCCAAGGCAAGCGCACCTTCCCGGTGCTGGCCGCGTACACGCGCGCCTCGCCCGAGGGCCGCGCCGAGCTGGATGCCCTGTGGTCGCTGCCCGCGGAAGAGAAGGACGCCGCCGCGGTGGCTCGGGCCCGGGCGCTGGTGGAGTTCCATGGGGGCCGTGCCGCGTGTGAGCGGCGGGTGGAGCAGTGCTCTCGCGCCGCGCGTCGTGCGCTCCGGGGGCTCCCCAATCCTCAAGGCATGCGCGAGCGGCTGGACGCGCTCATCGAGCGGCTGACGTACCGGGCCGCGTGA
- a CDS encoding lycopene cyclase domain-containing protein has translation MTYARFLGLFVVLPLALLLVRERRMLSWRFLLPLGWLLLVVYAATTPWDNAAVKWGLWDFAPERIWGPRLGWLPVEEYLFFGLQTLLVGVWARARLERVLAPEPRVRVSREVAS, from the coding sequence ATGACCTACGCGCGCTTCCTGGGCTTGTTCGTCGTCTTGCCCCTGGCGCTGCTCCTCGTGCGAGAGCGGCGCATGCTCTCGTGGCGGTTCCTCCTGCCGCTGGGGTGGCTGTTGCTCGTCGTCTACGCGGCGACGACGCCGTGGGACAACGCGGCCGTGAAGTGGGGGCTGTGGGACTTCGCGCCGGAGCGCATCTGGGGGCCTCGGTTGGGCTGGCTGCCGGTGGAGGAGTACCTGTTCTTCGGGCTCCAGACGCTGCTGGTGGGGGTCTGGGCACGGGCCCGGTTGGAGCGCGTGCTCGCTCCCGAGCCTCGTGTCCGGGTCTCACGAGAGGTGGCGTCGTGA
- a CDS encoding MerR family transcriptional regulator: protein MAERTYRIHIAAELSGVRVELIRAWERRYGILTPERTPSGYRVYTERDVALLKRLKQLTDEGVAISEAARMVPRLLSELSAEPPPGEVRPTVNGAQLEAWKAAMLSAAEDYDQTRVSEILDEALSALPPLKAYEEVLSPVQLEVGDRWHAGLLTVAQEHLVSQMVRMRMVSLLHGAPKGGRRHAVLSCFPEEQHEIGLLGAALRLRHAGVRVTLLGQRVPAADLGRVVTRIRPDLVGLSSVKDEGRASFESTLTALVDAMPRGQLIWVGGRAALAHREVCVRLGVRLFEDERDWTRLLE from the coding sequence ATGGCAGAGCGCACCTACCGCATCCACATCGCCGCCGAACTCTCCGGCGTCCGGGTGGAGTTGATCCGCGCCTGGGAGCGGCGCTACGGCATCCTGACCCCGGAGCGCACGCCCTCGGGCTACCGCGTCTACACGGAGCGGGACGTGGCGCTGCTCAAGCGCTTGAAGCAGCTCACGGATGAGGGCGTGGCCATCAGCGAGGCGGCGCGCATGGTGCCGCGCCTGCTCTCGGAGCTGTCCGCGGAGCCCCCGCCGGGCGAAGTCCGCCCCACCGTCAACGGCGCGCAGCTGGAGGCGTGGAAGGCCGCGATGCTGTCGGCGGCCGAGGACTATGACCAGACGCGCGTCTCGGAGATCCTCGACGAGGCGCTGTCCGCGCTGCCGCCGCTCAAGGCCTATGAAGAGGTGCTGTCGCCCGTGCAGTTGGAAGTGGGTGACCGCTGGCACGCGGGCCTGCTGACCGTGGCGCAGGAGCACCTGGTCTCGCAGATGGTGCGGATGCGCATGGTGAGCCTGCTGCACGGCGCGCCCAAGGGCGGGCGTCGTCACGCGGTGCTCTCATGCTTCCCGGAGGAGCAGCACGAGATTGGCTTGTTGGGCGCCGCCCTCCGCCTGCGCCACGCGGGCGTGCGGGTGACGCTGCTGGGGCAGCGGGTGCCGGCCGCGGACCTGGGGCGGGTGGTGACGCGGATCCGCCCGGACCTCGTGGGCCTGTCCTCCGTAAAGGACGAGGGCCGGGCTTCGTTCGAGTCCACGCTGACGGCCTTGGTGGACGCGATGCCTCGGGGGCAGCTCATCTGGGTGGGCGGGCGCGCGGCATTGGCGCACCGCGAGGTGTGTGTGCGGCTCGGCGTGCGCCTCTTCGAGGACGAGCGCGACTGGACGCGGCTCTTGGAGTAG
- a CDS encoding lycopene cyclase domain-containing protein: MMGSRWAYLIHLLAWGLPVIGLQLFFLWRHHGARTGAVLRAVLPPAFGVGVYLSVADHLAISTGLWRFGEGRHLGWYVGAVPLEEVLFFLLTSALVSLGVALFTALARGEARAA, from the coding sequence GTGATGGGTTCTCGCTGGGCCTATCTCATCCATCTGCTCGCGTGGGGACTTCCCGTCATCGGGTTGCAGTTGTTCTTCCTGTGGCGTCACCACGGCGCGCGCACCGGAGCGGTCCTTCGCGCGGTGCTGCCTCCGGCGTTCGGGGTGGGCGTGTACTTGTCGGTGGCGGACCACCTGGCCATCTCCACGGGCCTCTGGCGGTTTGGCGAGGGCCGCCACTTGGGTTGGTACGTGGGGGCGGTGCCGCTGGAAGAGGTGCTGTTCTTCCTGCTGACGAGCGCGCTCGTGTCGCTGGGGGTGGCGCTGTTCACCGCCCTGGCGCGCGGCGAGGCCCGGGCCGCTTGA
- a CDS encoding phytoene/squalene synthase family protein yields MTPARNDAPLIARGYGLAKQVTRHHAKSFYFASYLLFGARRKAAFALYAFCRRLDDLVDGDAGEGGDLALRLATARWRVRELYAALPELASPEWGALTGRSRGGDARAPWDAGEFAALGHTVRRYRIPEQPFQDLISGMEMDLTRARYDTWEQLDLYCYRVAGVVGLMLTPVLGGEDARAVAPAADLGRAMQLTNILRDVREDLERGRVYLPAEELRAFGLSEDDLRRGEVDARWRDFMRFQIRRARAYYARAASGVRYLRGVGSQRMVRLMGAIYGDILRDIEARDFDVFRARAFVPTRRKLALAALTFVRPQAVLPESPEAARTPLLRTGTEG; encoded by the coding sequence ATGACGCCCGCTCGGAACGATGCGCCGCTCATCGCGCGGGGGTACGGGTTGGCGAAGCAGGTGACTCGCCATCACGCGAAGAGCTTCTACTTCGCCTCGTATCTGCTCTTCGGGGCGCGTCGGAAGGCGGCCTTCGCGCTGTATGCCTTCTGCCGAAGGCTCGATGACCTGGTGGATGGCGATGCGGGGGAGGGGGGCGACCTGGCCCTTCGCCTGGCGACGGCGCGGTGGCGTGTTCGCGAGCTGTATGCGGCCCTGCCGGAGCTGGCCTCTCCCGAGTGGGGAGCGCTGACCGGGCGCTCGCGCGGAGGGGACGCCCGCGCGCCTTGGGACGCGGGCGAGTTCGCCGCACTCGGGCACACGGTGCGGCGCTACCGCATTCCGGAGCAGCCCTTCCAGGACCTCATCTCCGGGATGGAGATGGACCTGACGCGCGCTCGCTATGACACGTGGGAGCAGCTGGACCTGTACTGCTACCGGGTGGCGGGCGTGGTGGGGCTGATGCTGACGCCGGTGCTCGGGGGCGAGGATGCGCGCGCGGTGGCTCCGGCCGCGGACCTGGGCCGCGCCATGCAGCTCACCAACATCCTGCGCGACGTGCGCGAGGACCTGGAGCGCGGTCGTGTCTACCTGCCCGCCGAGGAGCTGCGCGCGTTCGGCCTGTCGGAGGACGACCTGCGCCGAGGCGAAGTGGATGCGCGGTGGCGCGACTTCATGCGGTTCCAGATTCGTCGCGCTCGGGCCTATTACGCGCGCGCGGCGTCGGGCGTGCGCTACCTCCGAGGGGTGGGCTCACAGCGGATGGTGCGGCTCATGGGCGCCATCTACGGCGACATCCTCCGCGACATCGAGGCGAGGGACTTCGACGTCTTCCGCGCCCGCGCGTTCGTGCCCACGCGACGGAAGCTCGCGCTGGCGGCACTGACCTTCGTGCGCCCTCAGGCCGTGCTGCCCGAGTCCCCCGAGGCGGCGCGCACGCCGCTGTTGCGCACGGGGACGGAAGGCTGA
- the crtI gene encoding phytoene desaturase, with protein sequence MKRTRVAVVGGGIGGLTAAGLLAKEGHAVTLFEGSATLGGKARALTCDGLTLDTGPTLLTLPELVRGTFAALDAVDLLPPFIELEPQCAYRFSDGCRFTAHKDLERTAWSAGELRPCERRGVRSFYDEAARIWRAAGEPYLEAPFEGLAGFMARVARRGVGAVVAGMKLPTLHDLAVKHFKTHHLQQFVGRFATYAGASPYAASAAFSLIPHIERAYGVHHVRGGIGALVEALGQAVRRQGVTVRLGVRASFSRDAEGYRVGPLGSAEPFDTVVVNADPLSAARRESEPLALSGFVLLLAVEGRPALPHHTVLFGGDSAREFSELFRGQLAADPTVYLCNPSATDATMAPPGRTGVFVMVNAPPLPQDAEAAEHAARAWELNAERVKAQMFDKLHQHFPELRGRARIMGQRTPVDLAEQGAPGGSIYGFLPHGKFGPFRRPRIRGGTPGLFFAGGGTHPGGGVPLVMLSGRFAAEMALAHLRRET encoded by the coding sequence ATGAAGCGAACGCGCGTCGCCGTGGTGGGGGGAGGAATCGGAGGGCTGACCGCCGCGGGGCTGCTGGCGAAGGAGGGCCACGCCGTGACGCTCTTCGAGGGCAGCGCGACGCTGGGCGGCAAGGCTCGCGCGCTCACGTGCGACGGGCTCACGCTGGACACCGGCCCCACGTTGCTGACGTTGCCGGAGCTGGTGCGCGGCACGTTCGCGGCGCTGGACGCGGTGGACCTCTTGCCACCCTTCATCGAGCTGGAGCCGCAGTGCGCCTACCGATTCTCGGACGGGTGCAGGTTCACGGCGCACAAGGACCTGGAGCGCACGGCGTGGAGCGCGGGCGAGCTGCGGCCTTGCGAGCGGCGCGGGGTCCGCTCGTTCTACGACGAGGCCGCGCGCATCTGGCGCGCCGCGGGCGAGCCCTACCTGGAGGCGCCCTTCGAGGGACTGGCCGGCTTCATGGCGCGCGTGGCGCGACGGGGCGTGGGCGCGGTGGTGGCGGGGATGAAGCTGCCCACGCTGCATGACCTCGCGGTGAAGCACTTCAAGACGCACCACCTCCAGCAGTTCGTGGGGCGCTTCGCCACCTACGCGGGCGCCTCACCCTATGCGGCGAGCGCGGCGTTCTCGCTCATCCCGCACATCGAGCGCGCCTATGGGGTGCACCATGTCCGCGGCGGCATTGGTGCGTTGGTGGAGGCCCTGGGGCAGGCCGTGCGCCGTCAGGGCGTCACGGTGCGGTTGGGTGTGCGCGCCAGCTTCTCGCGAGACGCGGAGGGTTACCGCGTGGGGCCGCTCGGGAGCGCGGAGCCGTTCGACACGGTGGTGGTGAACGCGGATCCGCTGAGCGCGGCGCGCCGTGAGTCCGAGCCCCTGGCGCTCTCCGGCTTCGTGCTCCTCCTCGCGGTGGAGGGACGCCCGGCGCTGCCACACCACACGGTGCTCTTCGGGGGGGATTCGGCTCGCGAGTTCTCCGAGCTGTTTCGCGGACAGCTCGCGGCGGACCCCACGGTGTACCTGTGCAACCCCTCCGCGACGGACGCCACCATGGCGCCGCCGGGACGCACGGGCGTGTTCGTCATGGTGAACGCGCCGCCGCTGCCTCAGGACGCCGAGGCCGCCGAGCATGCCGCGCGCGCGTGGGAGCTGAACGCGGAGCGGGTGAAGGCCCAGATGTTCGACAAGCTCCATCAGCACTTCCCGGAGCTGCGCGGACGCGCGCGCATCATGGGGCAGCGGACCCCGGTGGACCTGGCGGAGCAGGGTGCTCCCGGTGGCTCCATCTACGGCTTCCTGCCGCACGGGAAGTTCGGTCCGTTTCGGCGTCCTCGCATTCGGGGGGGGACTCCCGGCTTGTTCTTCGCGGGAGGTGGGACGCACCCAGGCGGTGGGGTGCCGCTCGTCATGCTGTCCGGGCGCTTCGCCGCGGAGATGGCCCTGGCGCACTTGCGGAGGGAGACATGA
- a CDS encoding lysophospholipid acyltransferase family protein yields the protein MIRAAKGGPLGWALDRYVGWKFRGAFRGLWMRGALPTGPEGRLVYLNHANWWDGFVAHQLCQLAGWDGYCLMDEENLRRYRFLARLGAFSIRRGDAASSLGSLRYARKLLRGPHATMCLFPEGEHRPFGVLPLRLGRGVELLARAADVTCVPMGIRYAFFEDERPDVLVEVGEPHAPGPLARFQEGLEGVVARLARVTDLEGFTRCIEGARGVAERWDSVRRWPARSPRSAR from the coding sequence TTGATTCGCGCGGCGAAGGGCGGGCCCCTCGGGTGGGCGCTGGACCGCTACGTCGGATGGAAGTTTCGAGGCGCGTTCCGGGGCCTGTGGATGCGAGGCGCGCTGCCCACGGGGCCGGAGGGCCGGCTCGTCTATCTCAACCACGCCAACTGGTGGGACGGCTTCGTGGCGCACCAGCTCTGCCAGCTGGCGGGCTGGGACGGCTACTGCCTCATGGACGAGGAGAACCTTCGCCGCTACCGCTTCCTGGCGAGGCTGGGGGCCTTCAGCATCCGTCGCGGGGATGCGGCGTCCTCGCTCGGCTCGCTGCGCTACGCGCGGAAGCTGCTGCGCGGGCCGCACGCGACGATGTGTCTCTTCCCCGAGGGGGAGCACCGTCCCTTCGGCGTGCTGCCGCTGCGCCTGGGGCGCGGCGTGGAGCTGCTGGCCCGGGCCGCGGACGTCACCTGTGTGCCCATGGGAATCCGCTACGCGTTCTTCGAGGACGAGCGCCCGGACGTGCTCGTGGAGGTGGGTGAGCCTCACGCGCCGGGGCCGCTGGCTCGATTCCAAGAGGGGCTGGAGGGCGTGGTGGCGCGGCTGGCGCGCGTGACGGACCTGGAGGGCTTCACGCGATGCATCGAGGGCGCCCGGGGCGTGGCCGAGCGCTGGGACTCGGTGCGGCGCTGGCCCGCCCGCTCGCCGCGGTCCGCGCGGTGA
- the crtI gene encoding phytoene desaturase, translated as MSGPHRPSVVVVGAGVGGLAAAARLAHQGFDVQVLEKTAGPGGRCNQLRVDGFTWDIGPTIVLMPEVFEETFRALGRRIEDYLTLLRCDPNYRVHFRDGSHITFTSELCAMGRELERVEPGSYQRYLAFLAQGREQYRISLDRLVGRNYAGLTDYLSPRVLASLFRVRAHRRMYSDVARFFRDERLRAAMTFQTMYLGVSPYASPAVYGLLPFTELGVGIWFPQGGLYAIPRALERLGREEGVRFRYGAPVERILTEGGRATGVRLAGGEVIRADAVLCNADLPYAYESLLDPKAAPLKRRTSLRFTSSAYLLYLGLKRRVPGLLHHNVVFGRDYRGSFEDIFERFRVPEDPSFYVNVPTRTDPGLAPPGRDALYVLVPVPHQHASLSWREEGPRVRAKVFQRLAELGIPDLERDIAVERVFTPDDWAGTFNLARGSAFGLAQNFMQIGPFRPANQDARVRNLFFVGASTQPGTGLPTVLISARLVTERLGDWARTAGLVPRPAAHATESFSEATA; from the coding sequence ATGAGCGGACCCCACAGGCCGAGCGTGGTGGTGGTGGGCGCGGGCGTGGGCGGGCTGGCCGCGGCGGCGCGGCTCGCGCACCAGGGCTTCGACGTCCAGGTTCTGGAGAAGACAGCGGGGCCCGGCGGGCGCTGCAACCAGCTTCGGGTGGACGGCTTCACGTGGGACATCGGCCCCACCATCGTGTTGATGCCGGAGGTGTTCGAGGAGACCTTCCGCGCGCTTGGCCGGCGGATCGAGGACTACCTGACGCTCCTGCGGTGCGATCCGAACTACCGCGTGCACTTCCGCGACGGCTCGCACATCACGTTCACCTCCGAGCTGTGCGCCATGGGACGCGAGCTGGAGCGCGTGGAGCCCGGCAGCTACCAGCGCTACCTGGCCTTCCTGGCCCAGGGCCGTGAGCAGTACCGCATCAGCCTGGACCGGCTGGTGGGCCGCAACTACGCGGGGCTCACGGACTATCTGTCGCCCCGCGTGCTGGCGAGCCTCTTCCGCGTGCGCGCGCACCGCCGCATGTACTCGGACGTGGCGCGCTTCTTCCGCGACGAGCGGCTGCGCGCGGCGATGACCTTCCAGACGATGTACCTGGGCGTGTCCCCGTACGCGTCTCCCGCCGTGTACGGCCTGCTGCCCTTCACGGAGCTGGGCGTGGGCATCTGGTTTCCCCAGGGCGGGCTGTATGCCATTCCCCGCGCGCTGGAGCGGCTGGGGCGCGAGGAGGGTGTGCGCTTCCGCTATGGCGCGCCCGTGGAGCGCATCCTCACGGAGGGCGGCCGTGCCACGGGCGTGCGGTTGGCGGGCGGCGAAGTGATTCGCGCGGACGCGGTGCTGTGCAACGCGGACCTGCCCTATGCCTACGAGTCATTGCTGGACCCGAAGGCCGCCCCGCTGAAGCGGCGCACCTCGCTGCGCTTCACGTCGAGCGCCTACCTCCTCTACCTGGGCTTGAAGCGGCGAGTGCCAGGGCTCCTGCACCACAACGTCGTGTTCGGTCGGGACTACCGAGGTTCGTTCGAGGACATCTTCGAGCGCTTCCGTGTGCCGGAGGACCCGAGCTTCTACGTCAACGTGCCCACTCGGACGGACCCGGGGCTCGCGCCGCCCGGCCGCGACGCGCTCTACGTCCTGGTGCCCGTGCCACATCAACACGCGAGCCTGAGCTGGCGCGAAGAAGGGCCGCGCGTGCGCGCCAAGGTGTTCCAGCGCCTGGCGGAGCTGGGGATCCCCGACCTGGAGCGAGACATCGCCGTGGAGCGCGTCTTCACGCCGGACGATTGGGCCGGCACGTTCAATCTGGCGCGCGGCAGCGCCTTCGGGCTGGCGCAGAACTTCATGCAGATTGGTCCCTTCCGTCCCGCGAACCAGGACGCGCGCGTGCGCAACCTCTTCTTCGTGGGGGCGTCCACGCAGCCGGGCACGGGGTTGCCCACGGTGCTCATCTCCGCGCGGCTCGTCACCGAGCGACTGGGGGATTGGGCGCGCACCGCGGGGCTCGTGCCCCGGCCGGCAGCGCATGCGACGGAGTCGTTCTCGGAGGCCACCGCATGA
- a CDS encoding glycosyltransferase: MSALGMVALSWAGVAAAFSVVTWHRLGRRVPVAERTRVPVLLLRPVEAPTRQELENLARPVDYAGPLEHVVISPYRPRLAPGVRWLPSEPLTPNRKVGHLLHALEVLDTRERVVVAVDADVAVTGALVEGLVAPVVAGAALSTAAPMPVSPRGVSARALAGLLRYTHHSFRALHVMSVGAPAVCGKALGLSPRAVETLRSVADHLGEDLELSRRLHAHGLTVALAAAPAVVPLEASSDWWGPLTRFTRWMRVLASHRPDLYPSVPLLFTPTVPLLLIAGALREPLLGGAVALLVLARLGLSRRLAWVGDDVARAEGDAGGLMRAGTDWLLGECLLLAAFLCSLRRSGPVMWRGHLYRLRPGGRLERVWPEPSGGPG; this comes from the coding sequence ATGAGCGCGCTGGGAATGGTGGCGCTGTCCTGGGCGGGCGTGGCGGCGGCCTTCAGTGTCGTGACCTGGCATCGCCTGGGGCGGCGCGTGCCGGTTGCGGAGCGCACGCGCGTGCCCGTGTTGTTGCTGCGCCCGGTGGAGGCGCCCACGCGGCAGGAGTTGGAGAACCTCGCTCGGCCCGTGGACTACGCGGGGCCGCTGGAGCACGTGGTCATCTCGCCGTATCGGCCTCGGCTGGCGCCGGGGGTTCGGTGGCTGCCGAGCGAGCCGCTCACGCCCAACCGCAAGGTGGGCCACCTGCTGCACGCGTTGGAGGTGCTCGATACGCGGGAGCGCGTGGTGGTGGCGGTGGACGCGGACGTGGCGGTGACGGGCGCGCTGGTGGAGGGATTGGTCGCGCCCGTGGTCGCGGGGGCCGCGCTGAGCACGGCCGCGCCCATGCCCGTGTCGCCCCGAGGCGTGTCGGCCCGGGCGCTCGCGGGTCTGCTGCGCTACACGCACCACAGCTTCCGCGCGCTGCACGTCATGAGCGTGGGCGCTCCGGCGGTGTGCGGCAAGGCGCTGGGGTTGTCTCCCCGGGCGGTGGAGACGCTGCGGAGCGTGGCGGATCATCTGGGCGAGGACCTGGAGCTGTCTCGGCGACTGCATGCGCACGGCCTGACGGTGGCGCTGGCGGCCGCTCCGGCGGTGGTCCCGCTGGAGGCCAGCTCCGACTGGTGGGGACCGCTGACGCGCTTCACGCGGTGGATGCGCGTGCTCGCGTCGCATCGACCCGACCTGTACCCCTCCGTGCCGCTCCTGTTCACGCCCACGGTGCCACTGCTCCTCATCGCCGGGGCGCTGCGCGAGCCGCTGCTGGGGGGCGCGGTGGCGTTGCTGGTGCTGGCTCGACTGGGCCTGTCGAGGCGGTTGGCTTGGGTAGGCGATGACGTGGCCCGAGCCGAAGGAGACGCGGGCGGCCTCATGCGCGCGGGGACGGACTGGCTGCTGGGGGAGTGTCTGCTGTTGGCCGCGTTCCTGTGCTCGCTGCGCCGCTCCGGCCCGGTGATGTGGCGCGGGCATCTGTATCGGCTTCGCCCTGGTGGCCGACTGGAGCGCGTGTGGCCCGAGCCGAGCGGAGGACCGGGATGA
- a CDS encoding TonB family protein, protein MSRLALVAALALALPTLALAAGGRPQLQTYFQSSLSSATYSQKTFARVARNWAQPGAKQVPAVGKKAIVQALLGPDGKLVSSQVLMASGSKAWDAAALAAVKKAAPFDPLPAGTTAPLEVHFHFAWVADK, encoded by the coding sequence ATGTCTCGCCTCGCCCTCGTCGCCGCGCTGGCGCTCGCGCTGCCCACCCTGGCCCTCGCCGCCGGGGGACGCCCGCAGCTCCAGACGTATTTCCAGTCCAGCCTGAGCAGCGCCACCTACTCGCAGAAGACCTTCGCGCGCGTGGCGCGGAACTGGGCCCAGCCGGGCGCGAAGCAGGTTCCCGCGGTGGGCAAGAAGGCCATCGTCCAGGCGTTGCTCGGCCCGGACGGCAAGCTCGTCTCCAGTCAGGTGTTGATGGCGTCCGGCTCCAAGGCCTGGGACGCGGCGGCGCTCGCCGCGGTGAAGAAGGCCGCGCCGTTCGACCCGCTGCCGGCGGGCACCACGGCCCCGCTGGAGGTGCACTTCCACTTCGCGTGGGTCGCGGACAAGTAG
- a CDS encoding carotenoid 1,2-hydratase: MSEPCTLPPLPEVAGAYRWFYADVSAGPFSAVCIFMLGSLFSPRYSAAARRGGRPVEHSAVNFALYHEGTREAWVLSEYPEARVEAPRQLSIGRSSLTYAEDGAVRMEVDDWTAPWGRPVRARLLLEPLTPSGEEVMLAPGLPHYWRAVAPRARARLEVDTLGVAVEGLGYHDTNHGEELLGERLSGWHWTRTHRADSTVVDYHLPGRVPSLRLTASASEVSCARGLSSERRSTYVSSWGLRIPERLAAGPAPLGEPRLLESSPFYARLEVREGGLDSLGEVADFRRFHSPFIRWMAHFRTRVEHAA; this comes from the coding sequence ATGAGCGAGCCATGCACCTTGCCGCCGTTGCCAGAGGTGGCGGGGGCCTATCGCTGGTTCTACGCGGACGTCAGCGCGGGCCCCTTCAGCGCGGTGTGCATCTTCATGCTGGGGTCGCTGTTCTCGCCTCGGTACTCGGCGGCGGCGCGGCGCGGTGGACGCCCGGTGGAGCACAGCGCGGTGAACTTCGCGCTGTACCACGAGGGGACGCGCGAGGCGTGGGTGCTCAGCGAGTACCCGGAGGCGCGTGTCGAGGCGCCGCGCCAGTTGAGCATCGGGCGCTCGTCGCTCACCTACGCGGAGGACGGCGCGGTGCGCATGGAGGTGGATGACTGGACCGCGCCCTGGGGCCGGCCGGTGCGTGCGCGCCTCCTGCTGGAGCCGCTGACGCCCTCGGGCGAAGAGGTGATGCTGGCGCCGGGGTTGCCGCATTACTGGCGCGCGGTGGCGCCTCGGGCCCGCGCGCGCCTGGAGGTGGACACGTTGGGCGTGGCGGTGGAGGGCCTGGGCTATCACGACACCAACCACGGCGAGGAGCTGCTCGGTGAGCGCCTGTCGGGGTGGCACTGGACGCGGACGCACCGCGCGGACTCGACGGTGGTGGACTACCACCTGCCGGGCCGCGTCCCGTCGCTGCGACTGACGGCCTCCGCCTCGGAGGTCTCATGCGCGCGAGGGCTCTCGTCGGAGCGGCGGTCCACCTACGTGTCGAGCTGGGGCCTGCGCATCCCCGAGCGGTTGGCGGCGGGGCCCGCGCCGCTGGGGGAGCCTCGGTTGCTGGAGTCCTCGCCGTTCTACGCGCGTCTGGAAGTGCGTGAGGGTGGGTTGGACTCGCTCGGAGAGGTGGCGGACTTTCGTCGCTTCCACTCGCCCTTCATTCGCTGGATGGCGCACTTCCGCACCCGCGTGGAGCATGCCGCATGA